The Candidatus Woesearchaeota archaeon DNA segment GCAATGACAGGTCATCCAATAATGGGCATGAAGCATGCAATTACCTGGGAGATTGCACAGGCGTGAATACCGCAGGAGGGTCATCATGCTTTGACAGCGTTGACAATGACTGCGATGACACCACAGATTTCTGCGATGGGACAAAGATTGTCTGCACAATTAATGGCGGCTTCCCTGGTGACAGGAGGGATGATGACTGCGTGGCCACAATCACCGGGGCAGTCACAGACAGCACATCGGGCCTTCCAATCAATGGGGCAAATGTCAAGGCCATCCAAAGGGGCTCACTCATCTACAGCGGAAATACCTATTCATCACTGGAATGGACTGCGCAGACCAATGCAGCAGGGCAATACACCCTGCGCGTCAATGCAGGGCTGAGCTATGACATAATTGCCAGCGCTGTTGATTATGATTTCATGCAGACATTAAATGTGCCGGCAGGCTTCAGGGAGCCAATAACGCGAAACTTTGTGCTTGATCCGGCAATGACGAGCGAATGCAAGGATGACTGCACGACAATCGGCAGCCCGCTGTGCAATCCAGCGTGCGACAACAGGAATGGGTGCCTGTTCCATGACGCGATTACCAGAAACCTTTGCGACGGCAAGCAGCCAGGGTTTAGGGCTTCCTATTCCCTATCAGAGGATGTCATTTGCTGCGAAGGCGCACCATTTGAAAAGGAATCCATAAGAAAAGTGGAAAACAAGCTGAGCACGAACAAAAAGAATCTTGTAAGGATAACCAAGCCGCTGGTGCTGGACGGCCAGCAGGTCAACATGGTAATTGACATCTTCTCCTGATGACAAGGGGATTGCGAGCTGATTTTGAATTTCCTGCCCGGAGGGCAAGAGCAACCATGGCATTAAAGCACAAGGGATATTTCTACAGCATGGACGCATTCATTGCAATGATAATTGTCGCAGTGGGCGTATTTGTTGTGATGCAGGCGCAGTCAAAGGAGCTTCCGAGGACCAGCGTTTTCCTTCTTGCAGATGACTTGAGCAATTACCTGACTCATACCAAGATTTACGACCTGAATGAGGATTATTACCCAGACAGCATCAAGGCATGGAAGCAAAACCAGACAATAGCCCACATAGACAACACCCTTTTGGAACAGGCAGGGGAGTTTTATGCAAAAGGCAAGCCTGAGCTGGCAAATACATTCCTCAGCAATGTCACAATTGCAACAGCGCAGAGCCAATACAATTTTGAGATTCGGATCGACGATGTTGTAATGTTCAGCTCTTACACCTCAACGCAGGACAATGCAAAAAGCCTGATATCGAGCAAGTCAATCATTTCCGGGGTTATAGACAACAGCAATTTTTGGGGGCCGTACAAGGCTGAAATAAGGGTGTGGCAATGAGCAGCAAAAAGGCCAATAAAGCATTTATCGGGAACAAAGGCATAGGGGGAAAAAGCATCGGGAAAAAAGGGGTTTTTTTCACCTTGACCGCCATACTTATTGTGGGAATAATATTTGCATGGTACTCGAAGACAGAAATTGTGACAGGCGCTGACAAGATAAGCCTGACCCGGCTAAGGGTTGAAAAAACTGATGACATTGTGAGGGACATAAACACAAACTACATGCAAAGAATTAGCAGGGTGGCAAGCTATAATGCACTGAGCGCCATTGCGAATTATGAAATCCAGCAGGAAAAATTCATGACACAGGGCGAGTTTGAATGCGCGCTTAAAACTGTGCCGCTTTATGGAGCCCTGCTGAACGGCACATGGCTTGAACCGTTTGGCGCTGGAAAAGACCTTTATTTTGAAACCAGCCCTGATTTGGCCAGCAACTCCAATACAGGCGGCAATTTCAGGGAGTATTTTGGGGCAGGGGCAGGAGTTGTTTCGACTCTTGCACAGGGATTCCAGCCAACCAGTACCGATTCCCTGCACAATGCAACATTTCGATTTTGCACAGTCTTGCCAGGAAATAAAAAAGTGGTTATCCAAATCAGGGACCAGGAATGCGGAAGGCCTGGCCCGCGCATCCTTGCGGAAGACAGCGTGAATTTTACCACCGTCTGCACACCTGGAAACAGCTTCGATACAAGGACAGTAAAATTTTCAAATAAGCCCGGGCTCATAGCCGGCAGGCAATATTACTTTGTCATGAACTCGTCCAATGGCGTTGTCGGCATCAAGAAAAGCCCAAACCCTTATTTTGAAGGCGACCTTAATGTAACCTACAATACGCCAATCTCATATCCGATTGACGACAAGCTTTCATCGCCTGTCATGAAAAAATCCGGCATTGTTGGCAAAATGGATGAGCTTGTTGGCCTGCTTGATGAGGTTTACCATGTTAACATGTCCTATGATGTCCTGAAGTTTAACCTGTCGCAGAACAATGAGTCCGGCCCCTGGTTTGCAATCCTGGAATTCCACATCAACTACACGATAAATTCATCAACTGCCTATTGGCAGGCAAACAGGTCAGCGTCAACAAAAGTCAGCCTGCTTGGGCTGCCTGACCCATACATCACCATCATGACAAGGCTGGATGGCCTGGATTACCAAAACACCATAACCTATGAGTTTGCCAATGGCAGTGCAGTTGACACCACTTACGCCAATGTCTGGCAATTTTTCAATGTGACAGAATTCCTGAAATACCACCCTTACAACCACGAAACAAGGGCCCCGAGCTATTTCATGAGGTTTTTCAATGACATGACAAGCTCCCTATGCTGCGGAATTGAGTCGCCAATCTGGTTCCAGAACTACATAACCAACATAACTTTTTTTGACTACTGCTTCTGGTCAGGCATTTGCCCGTCAAGCATACCCTTTGGCGAGGTCAGCCTTTATACAGTCAATGGCATAACGAACTCATCTTACATTTTCCTCATTGAGCCATACCATGCTGTAAAGTATAATCTGACCGGATATCTCAGTTTCTATACAGATGAGTCAACAGGGGACCGCATAATCACCTGAGGAGGCTAAACATGGATTTGCTCCAATCCTCCACAGGCTCTGCCCAGAATCTCGCCTTCGGCTCGAGTTTTGGCATCTGTTCGTCTTCAACTCCAGGAAAAATTGCATTTTTCTCTCTGGAACCGCGAAAAATGCTTTATGTAAAGATTGACAAGCCTCACAAAATTGATGCCAAAACCAAGTCTCTGGGCAGAGCCTCCTCCGCAGTAACTTTTATATATGACTGCAGCATATGGAAGGCCAGGAACAGGTTGAATCATATTCAGTGGAGACATATACTGTCAGGGAAAGTTTAGAGCGAAACTATTGTCCGAAACTGAACAAAAAAGAGGTAACCACAGTAACATGGCTGTTCAGCCCGAAACGGTTAAGACAGATGTAGATGCATTGCTTGAGCTTATCCGCCGCAGGAAAGAGATTAGCTTTGAGGAAGCATCCAAGACCTTAGTCCTTCCGCCGCCAACCATAGAGGCATGGGCGACTTTTCTTGAGGAGGAAGGGCTGGTCACAATCAAGTACAAGTTTACCACTCCATTCTTCGTTTACAAGGCTGTGACTGACAAGGACCTTGCAACAGTCACCCCTTATGCAATTGTGGATGATGCCATGAATGTGCACCGCGAATTGTCATTGTACATCAAGGGCAAGGATTTTGCCAGGGCAAGGCAGAAGGCAGGGGAAGTCAGGGACAAGCTCGGATCGCTTCCAGCTTCATTTATGTCAGAGCACAATGACCTGATTAATGGCATTGGCGACACTGAAAAGAAAATGAACGATCTTTTGTTCGAATTCTTCATGAATAAAAATACCAGCGTGGAAAAGGGCAGTGAAATGGAGTACCTGCTTTCAGAGTTCAGCAGGAAGCTCGATGTCCTGAAAAAGCTCGCTGGCCTCGCAACAGAGAGCATGGACCGCAAAAAGGGGACAGAATATGATGAAATGGGGATTGAGCGGCTCAGCGAAAAAAAGGACACCAAGAGGATGATTCTGGGGCTGACTGGCCTGATGTCGAAATATGACGCTGCATGGAAAAATAATGACGTGGGCGCGGCACAGCAGCTTTACATGGACATAAACAGGCATCTGCGTGAGCTGAGGGATGAGGTACAAAAAGAGGCCGGGATTGAGCCTGCTGTGCAGAAGAAATTTGACAGGGGAATCTCATCGGCCGACCAGCTTATTGAAGCCGCGGCAGCTGCCCTGAAGGCAGGGGACACCAAAAAAGTCACTGACAGCCTCATGCGGACTGGCCATGTCCTGCACGAAATCCTTTTTGTCATGCGCACCATCTATGATGAGAAGCAGCTGATTGAGAAAAAGGAGATTTTGCGCAGCGAGGTCGAAAACATTGAGCCGCTGCTGGCCCGCGTTTACTCATACATCAAGGAAGGGAAGCTTGACAGCGCAAAGGACCTGTACAGGGACCTTGAGGAAAAATATGTCATGCTGCCAACTGAGTTCATTGAGAAGAAAAATACCCTGAAAAAAGACCTGATCAAGCTGAACCGGGACCTTGCACTGAGCATAGCTGAAAAATCCAGGATTGAGATGGATGCCAAATCCAGGGTGATAAAAAAGCTGATGAACCAGGCATTGTCGGCATTAACGAGGAATGACATAACGCCAGCAGGCGAAGCATATGACAAGATTGAGCAGGTCTTCAGGGACCTGCCTGACGGGTTTGTGGATGAGCGGACAACGCTCCAGCACACTATCCTTGAACTGCAGAGAAAGCTCATAAACAGGAAGATGGCATTGTACAGCGGCGACCTCAGGCTCAAGACTGAAAGGATAAATGCCTACCTTTCCCATATCTCAAAGCTGATTGAGCAGAAAAAGCCTGATGAGGCCATAGAGGCGTATGAAAAGGTGAGGGAGCTTTTCGGCATGCTTCCCGACGGCTATCTCGAGGAAAAAACAGCGCTGCAAAACAGGATTCTTGCCCTGCACAAGGAAGTCCTTGTCCTGAAAATGACCCTGCAGGTTGATGCGATGAGGGAAAAAAGCGGCCAGATAAACGAGCTGCTGAAAAAGGCCAACCAGCTGGTAAGGCAGAATGACATCAAGGGCGCTAACCAGCTTTTTGACCAGATTGAGGACATCTACATCACATTGCCGGACGGATTCCTTGTAATGAAAACCCAGCTCCAGAACAAGATACTTGCGATTTCAGATGAAATATCGCGCAGGCTGGACAGGATTGCAGCAGCGGAATTCCAGACAAAGCAGGAGCAGCTCAAGGAAAAAGTGAAAAAAGTCAATGCGTATGTGAAGTCCAAGAACCATGACCTTGCCTTTGCGGAATACGAGGAGATTATCAACCTGTACAACCAGTTCCCAACAGGATTTATTGAGCAGCGCACCAAAGTCAGGGCCGAGCTGCTGAACCTTTACAGGATAATAATAGGGAGCACGGACGCGTTCCTGATCAATACACTTGATGACCCGACAAAGAAAAAATACGAGGAAATCCTGAAGCTCCTTGTAAGGATGCACGAGCACATCGACCACAGGGAGTTTGACATGCTTCAAACGCTCTATGACAGGATTGCCGTGCTGTACCAGGACCTTCCTGTTGGCTTTGTGCAGAAAAAAAGCAAGATAGTCTCTGACATAAACATCATGTTCACAAAAATCAGGATGTTCCAGCTTTGCCAGGGCATGCAGGACATGGTCCGTGACAGGGATTTTGCCGGGCTCAGGGACAGGCTCAATGAGATTTACAGCTTATATAACCAGTCGGTAGACCAGAGCTATGAGGATATCGAGCTTTTCAATTTTATCTACAACAAGTATTTCACATACCACAAGATTTTGCTGGAGGAGCAGAGGATTAGGGGCGGCATACTCATGCCCAGGATTCCCGATGAGCTGTTAAGAAGAATGCCGACAGGGGAAGGGGGGCAGATCAGCCAGCTGAGGCAACGGCTCGACAAGGCAGAAGCACATGTTTCAGACCTGAATTTTGATTTTGTCAAGCCATTGAAGGATATTTCACGCATACAATTCAAATGATTTGCGCGTTTTGCGCAAGCACTTTGATTAACTCGGGACCAGGGCGGACGACTCGCCGCAAGATGGGCATAGAGCCGGATTAAAATGGAAAAGGATGAAAGCCTAACAACACTCGATTCATACAAGCTGAATGTCTTTGATACTATTGTGGACATCACAGTATCCCGCAGTTTTTCCGGGTTTTCCTTCTACAACATCACAATCCAAAACATCACGCCGACGACAAATGTGATACTGCAGAAAATCAGGGATGAATTCGTCACAAAGGTAAACCTGGCGGATGTCCAAATCACGGATGAGTCGGGATTTGACGCAATGCGCGGCCAGTTCAAGAAGGAGATCCTGGTCCTGATCAGGAAATACTTTCCAAATGCCAACAGGAAAACAATGGACCTCCTGATGAACCAGATAATCAGGCAGAACATCGGGCTCGGGGACATTGAGATCCTGCTCAAGGATGCCAACCTTGAGGAGATTGCAATCAACACAAGCAAAGAGCCGCTATGGGTTTACCACAAAAAATACGGGTGGCTGAAGACCAACATCCTCATCCCGGAGGAAAACCGAATCAGGCACTATGCAACAATGATTGGAAGGGATGTCGGCAAGGAAATTACCCTGCTTAAGCCCCTCCTGGACGCCCATCTCCTGACTGGCGACAGGGTCAATGCAACACTATACCCTATTTCCACAAAAGGCAACACAATCACCATCAGGAAATTCGCGGAAAAGCCCTGGACAATCACTGACTTCATCAAGTCAAAAACAATTGACTATGAGACCTCTGCGATGATATGGCTGGCTGTGCAGAATGAGCTGTCGCTTTTGATATCCGGGGGCACAGGCTCAGGAAAAACAAGCATGCTGAATGTCTGCAGCGCATTCATCCCCATAAACCAGAGAATCATCTCAATAGAGGACACCCGCGAAATAACCCTGCCAAGCGACCTGCACTGGGTGCCACTGGAAACAAGGCTTCCGAATCCTGAAGGCAAGGGGGAAATCACAATGCTCGACCTTGTTGTCAACAGCCTCAGGATGAGGCCAGACAGGATAATCATGGGCGAAATCAGGAGAAAAAGGGAAGCTGAAGTTCTTTTCGAGGCCATGCACACGGGCCATTCAGTATATGGCACGCTCCACGCAAACAATGTCGAGGAAACTATCCAGAGGCTGACGAACCCGCCGATTGACGTGCCTAAGATGGTCCTGCCTGCCTTGCACATGATTGTCGTGCAGAACAGGAACAGGCGGACCGGGTTCAGGAGGACGCTGCAGCTTGCTGAAATCACAAAAAATGGAGATGCCAGCATCATCAAGCAGCTGGACATGGCAAAGGACCAGCTTGTGGACGTGAACGAGCCGCAGGCAATCATGGACACCATCAAGCTTTACACAGGCATGACAAAGGAGCAGATTGTCGAGGACCTCAGGGAAAAGATGAGCATTCTTAAGTGGATTGTTGAGAAGAATATCAACAATGTGGACAGGGTTGGTGACATTTTCAGGAAGTATTACGCGCGCAGGTCTGTCCAGGGTGATTCTAAATGATCCAGTATTTTGCCGCGCAAATGTTTCCCCATCTTAAAAAAGATTTAAGGGTTGCGCACATAAAGGAAGACCCGAGGGCGTTCATAAAAAAAATGGCCTTGGGATCAACCTACCTCTCCCTGGCACTCTTTGCCATAGTTTTTTTTGCGTTCGGCCGGACAACCCTCCCAAAATACCTGCTGATTGCAATTTTTCCATTCCTGTATTTTGTCTCTTTTTTTTTCATGATGCAGTACCCTCAGGTCGTGAAGAGGAGGAGGCAGAAGGAAATTGACAGGGAAGTGCTTTTTGCAGGTCGCTACCTTCTTGTCAAGATTGAAAGCGGCGTGCCGCTCTTCAATGCCCTGATTGACGGCTCAAAAAGCTACGGGGTCATGGCAAAATACTTCAGGGAAATTGTTGAGGATATCAGGACAGGCGTCCCCATAGAGATAGCCCTGGAAAACAGCAGGGAGTTCAGCTCTTCCAGGCAGTTCAGGAAGATTTTGTCAGAGCTTGTGACCTCGCTCAAGACAGGTGTGGATGTCGGGCAGAGCCTGAAAAGCATCCTGAAGAGCATTTCCAATGAACAGATGATTGAAATCAAGGATTATTCAAAAAAGCTCAACGGCTACATAATGATTTACATGATACTTGCTGTTGTGCTTCCCTCTCTCGGGATGACAATGCTGGTTGTGGTCGCGTCGTTCCTCGCTCTGGAACTTTCCCTGACATTTATTCTGATTGCGGCCGGCATTCTCATCTTTGTACAATTTATTTTCCTGACTTTGTTCAGGTCAATCAGGCCAAATGTGAACATTTAGGCGGATATCAAATCCACTGCAATGGGCAGAAGCATGGTTAGCCATGAAACAAAAAAATGAAAGTGATTAAGAGATGAAAGTGATAAAGAAAATGACAATGATTGAGAAGCGCGTAACTGACGGGCAAGGGATTGCATATGAAATTTGTGCTGCTTGAGGAATTCGGAAAGGCATTTGTGCCGAGGAAGGTGAGGCCCAAGCTAAGGTCTTACCTTCTCAAGGCAGGCGTGGAGGAAACGCCATACAAGCTTTTTGGCGGATTGTTTTACCTTAGCCTTGCAATCACTGCCATAATCTACATTGTCTATGTCCTGCCTTACCTTAACAAGACATTCGGCTCAACCGCAGTCCTAATCTGGACCTTTATTGCCTGGATAACAATACAATTGGCCATTATCGGCGTGATTATGCTTGGCATTTACTCATACCTTGACATGGTCATATTCAACCGCACCAAGAAAATCGAGGAAATCCTGCCCGAGTTCCTGAAATACATAAGCGAAAACCTGAGAGGCGGAATGTCATTCGACCGCGCCCTGTTTTCATCAATAAGGCCCGAGTACGGCATTCTCAGCAATGAAGTCAGCCTAGTTGCCAAGAGGGTAATGTCCGGCGAGGATGTTGAAGACGCGCTTGAGGATTTCATGGACAAGTATGACTCCCCGATGCTGAAAAGGAGCTTCGGCCTTGTGATTGAAGGCATGAAAGGCGGGGCGCCGCTGGCCGATCTCATGGACAGGATACAGGCAGACCTTGTTGAGACCATGGAATTGAAAAGCGAGATGGCCGCAACCAACTCAACTTATGTGATCTTCCTTACATCAATCGTGCTTTTCATTGCGCCCGGCCTCTTCGGGCTGTCATTCAACCTTCTTCTCGTATTCCAGAAAATAGCAGGCACATTGAGCGCTTCAACCGCAGGGTCGCAGTCCAGCCTGCCAATTCGAATCAGCAGCATCCAGGTTGACCCTGAAGGGTTCAAGACATTTTCAATGATAGCGCTGGGGATAATCGCTGTTTTCACGTCAATGATTATCTCAATAATCAGGAAAGGGAATGTGAAGCAGGGAATCAAGTACATCCCTGTATTCGCGGTTGTCAGCATCTCCATGTACATAATCTTCAGACTTATTTTCTTGGCTGTCTTTGGCGGCCTTGTCGGGGTGACTTAAAATAAATCCATCATGGATTGGATGGGCATTGGAGTTGCCTTCACAAAATTCCCCACTCTTTCTTCAGCCTCTGGAACCTTTTTTCCTGGATGGACTGCCTGATATCCCTCATCAAAGCCATGAAAAAATGCACATTGTGGTAGCTCGCAAGGCTGTATGCCAAAAGCTCGTCTGAATTGAACAGGTGGCAGACATAAGCCCTTGAATGATTCATGCAAACCCTGCACTGGCAATTTGGGTCAAGGGGCCCGGGATCAGCTGCAAATTTTCCAGCAGTAATCTTGAACTTGAACTTGTTTTGAACATTGCCTAGAGGGGGGCGTGCATAAATATAGCCTGCCCGTGCCTGCCGTGTTGGGCCGACACAGTCAAAAAGGTCAATGCCCCTTTCAACTGCCTCAAAAATATCCTCGACAACACCTATGCCAAGAAGATGCCTGGGCTTGCTTTCAGGAAGCAATGGGACAGTCCATTCAAGGATTTTGTGCATGTCATTCTTTGACTTTCCAAGCGAGCCTCCTATTGCAAGGCTGTCAAAGCCAAGGGATGCAATGTATTTTGCGCTTTTTTTCCTAAGGTCTTTCCAGTGGCCGCCCTGCACAATCCCTGCGATTGCCTGGCCTGTCACATGGGCATCCAGCGACTCTTTTGCCCATCTGTGGGTCCTGGCAAGGCTTTTTGCCGTGTATTCCCTGCCCGACATGGGGGAGGTGCATTCATCCAATGCCAAAATCATGTCAGCCCCAAGCTGCTCCTGGATTCTAATCGATGATGCCGGAGTCAAAAAATGCCTTGAGTTGTCATAAACAGACCTGAAGCTGATTCCCTTGTCAGAAATATAGGTTGTTGACTTGCCCGGCTTTCTTGAGCCTTTATTGTCCTCAGGAAAATACAGGGACATCTTGCCAGTTGCATGCTCGATCCCCAGGCCAAGGGAGAATGCCTGGAAGCCGCCGCTGTCGGTGAGCAGGGGCCTGCCCCAGTTCATAAACTTATGAAGCCCTCCCATTTTTTCAACTATTGCCGGGCCGGGCTTGAGCATCAGGTGGTAGGTATTGCAGATGAGAGCCTGCGCTCCCAATCCCTTCAGGTCATCGGAAGAAAGCGCCTTCACAGTCGCCTTGGTTGCCACAGGAATCAGCTCCGGCGTCCTGATTGTCCCGTGCTTAAGCTTCAACAGCCCTGTACGGGCAGAGGATTTCGCATCCCCTGATTTTAGGCTAAACTTTAAATACCCCATGGCCCGGAATAAAAGCAGGATAAATAAAAAGGTTGGGGATTAAATTAAAATTGTGCTTTTGAGGGTGTGCTTTTGAGGGGACTGGATATGCAGAATGAACTCTTATTCGCAGCTGAAATCATTGCCAGCTTCCTGCTTATAATACTTGCCTACAAGCTCTTTGGCAAGATTGGGCTTTATGTCTGGACCGCAATGGCAGTGCTGCTCGCAAACCTGCAGGTCTACAAGACAATAGAGATTTTCGGAATGGTGACCGCTTTAGGCAATGTCATCTATTCTTCCACATTCCTGGTCACTGATATCCTTGAGGAGAAGCATAAGGTTAGGGATGCCCAAAAAGCTGTTTGGATTGGCTTTTTTGTGCTAATAACAACCACCCTTCTCATGCAGCTTGCACTGATGTTCATTGCCCATGAGTCCGACCAGACGGGCAGCCACCTTCAGGCGCTTTTCCAGCTGTTCCCCAGGATTGCATTTGCCAGCCTGACCGCATACTTCATTTCGCAGTTCCATGATGTCTGGGTTTTCAATACCATGCGAAACTTGACCAACGGCAAGTATCTCTGGCTGCGAAACAATGTCTCAACTATCCTGAGCCAGCTGATAGACAATACCACATTCACATTAATCGCATTCTGGGGCGTGCTCGAATGGCAGATTATTTGGGAAATTTGGCTGACATCAATAATACTAAAAATAATTATTTCTATATCAGACACCCCCTTCCTGTACTGGGCGAAAAGAATGAAGAAAGTGGGAATCCTGTCGTAGGCAATAATAAATGATTAAAAATCAAACAGCCACTCTTTAACTGATTTGTGAAGGTTTATAAACCTCAAGCCCTGTCTCCAAATTACACCATCAGTTTATGATATATACATGTCACTGAACAAATTAGGGGGGTCTTAGCATGAAAATGATAAGAGAATTCATGGAATTTCTGAATGAGTATAAGGTGATTGGCGTTGCCGTAGCCTTCATAATGGCAGCAGCCGTGACAACACTGGTCCAGAGCCTGGTGAACAGCATCATCATGCCAATTGTGACGCCTTTCATACCTGGCGGGGCATGGCAGACTGCAACTTTTGCCATGGGCCCGGTAATCCTGAGCTGGGGCGCATTCCTGGCCGCACTGCTCAACTTTGTGATAATCGCATTGGTTGTGTTTATCATAGCAAAAAAAGTCCTTAAAGAGGAGAAAGTCACAAAGAAGTGATTTTCCTTTGGTTTTGTTTTTTATTTTTTTA contains these protein-coding regions:
- a CDS encoding queuosine precursor transporter, whose amino-acid sequence is MQNELLFAAEIIASFLLIILAYKLFGKIGLYVWTAMAVLLANLQVYKTIEIFGMVTALGNVIYSSTFLVTDILEEKHKVRDAQKAVWIGFFVLITTTLLMQLALMFIAHESDQTGSHLQALFQLFPRIAFASLTAYFISQFHDVWVFNTMRNLTNGKYLWLRNNVSTILSQLIDNTTFTLIAFWGVLEWQIIWEIWLTSIILKIIISISDTPFLYWAKRMKKVGILS
- a CDS encoding CpaF family protein, giving the protein MEKDESLTTLDSYKLNVFDTIVDITVSRSFSGFSFYNITIQNITPTTNVILQKIRDEFVTKVNLADVQITDESGFDAMRGQFKKEILVLIRKYFPNANRKTMDLLMNQIIRQNIGLGDIEILLKDANLEEIAINTSKEPLWVYHKKYGWLKTNILIPEENRIRHYATMIGRDVGKEITLLKPLLDAHLLTGDRVNATLYPISTKGNTITIRKFAEKPWTITDFIKSKTIDYETSAMIWLAVQNELSLLISGGTGSGKTSMLNVCSAFIPINQRIISIEDTREITLPSDLHWVPLETRLPNPEGKGEITMLDLVVNSLRMRPDRIIMGEIRRKREAEVLFEAMHTGHSVYGTLHANNVEETIQRLTNPPIDVPKMVLPALHMIVVQNRNRRTGFRRTLQLAEITKNGDASIIKQLDMAKDQLVDVNEPQAIMDTIKLYTGMTKEQIVEDLREKMSILKWIVEKNINNVDRVGDIFRKYYARRSVQGDSK
- a CDS encoding type II secretion system F family protein; the encoded protein is MKFVLLEEFGKAFVPRKVRPKLRSYLLKAGVEETPYKLFGGLFYLSLAITAIIYIVYVLPYLNKTFGSTAVLIWTFIAWITIQLAIIGVIMLGIYSYLDMVIFNRTKKIEEILPEFLKYISENLRGGMSFDRALFSSIRPEYGILSNEVSLVAKRVMSGEDVEDALEDFMDKYDSPMLKRSFGLVIEGMKGGAPLADLMDRIQADLVETMELKSEMAATNSTYVIFLTSIVLFIAPGLFGLSFNLLLVFQKIAGTLSASTAGSQSSLPIRISSIQVDPEGFKTFSMIALGIIAVFTSMIISIIRKGNVKQGIKYIPVFAVVSISMYIIFRLIFLAVFGGLVGVT
- the tgt gene encoding tRNA guanosine(34) transglycosylase Tgt codes for the protein MGYLKFSLKSGDAKSSARTGLLKLKHGTIRTPELIPVATKATVKALSSDDLKGLGAQALICNTYHLMLKPGPAIVEKMGGLHKFMNWGRPLLTDSGGFQAFSLGLGIEHATGKMSLYFPEDNKGSRKPGKSTTYISDKGISFRSVYDNSRHFLTPASSIRIQEQLGADMILALDECTSPMSGREYTAKSLARTHRWAKESLDAHVTGQAIAGIVQGGHWKDLRKKSAKYIASLGFDSLAIGGSLGKSKNDMHKILEWTVPLLPESKPRHLLGIGVVEDIFEAVERGIDLFDCVGPTRQARAGYIYARPPLGNVQNKFKFKITAGKFAADPGPLDPNCQCRVCMNHSRAYVCHLFNSDELLAYSLASYHNVHFFMALMRDIRQSIQEKRFQRLKKEWGIL
- a CDS encoding type II secretion system F family protein, which translates into the protein MIQYFAAQMFPHLKKDLRVAHIKEDPRAFIKKMALGSTYLSLALFAIVFFAFGRTTLPKYLLIAIFPFLYFVSFFFMMQYPQVVKRRRQKEIDREVLFAGRYLLVKIESGVPLFNALIDGSKSYGVMAKYFREIVEDIRTGVPIEIALENSREFSSSRQFRKILSELVTSLKTGVDVGQSLKSILKSISNEQMIEIKDYSKKLNGYIMIYMILAVVLPSLGMTMLVVVASFLALELSLTFILIAAGILIFVQFIFLTLFRSIRPNVNI
- a CDS encoding MscL family protein; this encodes MKMIREFMEFLNEYKVIGVAVAFIMAAAVTTLVQSLVNSIIMPIVTPFIPGGAWQTATFAMGPVILSWGAFLAALLNFVIIALVVFIIAKKVLKEEKVTKK